The Methylococcus sp. Mc7 genomic sequence ACCGGTTTCGATCAGGGAACGTCTTGCCTTTCCCACCGAGCATCTGCAATCCGCGCTGCGGGAGCTGATCGGTCTGCCGCAGGTGGGTGAGGCAGCGATCCTGTCGACCTGCAACCGTACCGAGGTGTATTGCGAGCTCGAAGGCCGCGACCAGCGGCCCATCGTCGACTGGATGCGCGGGCAGCGGCAACTCGACGGCCAGGACATCGCCCAATACCTTTACTCCCACGTCGACGCCGGCACGATCCGGCACATGTTCCGCGTCGCCTGCGGGCTGGACTCGATGATCCTGGGCGAACCGCAGATCCTCGGCCAGATGAAGACCGCCTATCAGGCGGCGCGCGACGCCGGCACCGCGGGCAAGGTTCTGACCAAGCTGTTCCACCACACCTTCGCCGCCGCCAAGAAGGTCCGCACCGACACGGCGATCGGGTGCAGCCCCGTATCCGTCGCCTTCGCCGCCATCCGGCTGGCCCAGCGCATTTTCGACGATTTGGGCGATCTGACCGCCATCCTCATCGGCGCAGGCGAAACCATCGAGCTGACCGCGCGGCACTTGAGCGAAAACCGGATCGGACACATCATCATCGCCAATCGGACCTTCGACCGCGCGCATACCCTGGCCAACCAGTTCGGCGGCTTCGCCATTTCGCTGGAAGAGCTGCCCAAGCATCTGGCCAAGGCCGACATCATCGTCGCCTCCACCGGCAGCCCCCTGCCCATTCTCGGCAAGGGCAGCATCGAGAGCGCGCTGCGGAGCCGCCGCCACAAGCCGATGTTCATCGTGGACCTGGCGGTGCCGCGGGACATCGAGCCCGAGGTCGAGCAGCTCCAGGACGTCTATCTGTACACCGTCGACGACCTGCAGCACACCGTCGAGGAGAACCTCAAGACCCGTCAGGAGGCCGCTCTGCAGGCGGAGGAAATCATCGATCTGGAAGTCGAGCATTTCCTGGCCTGGCTCAGGGCCCAGGCCGCGACCGAAACGATCCGCGACGTCCGGAGCCTGGCCGAACGGCACCGCGACGCGGCTCTGGAGCGGGCACTGCGGGAACTGCGCCGCGGCAAGAGCGCCGAAGACACCCTGCGCTGGCTGGCGGACACCCTGACCAACAAGATCATTCATGCGCCCAGCTCGCAAATCTGGCAAGCGGGCGTGAACGAACGCGCCGACATCGTCGCCGCGGCGCGCGAACTCTTTCAACTCAAAGACCCCGATACGTGAATCCTTCCGTTCAGCAGAAACTCGAGAACCTGTCCCATCGCTTCGAAGAAATCACCGGCCTCCTGGCCACCCCGGAAGTCCAGAACGATCAAAACCGGTTCAAGGCCCTGAGCCGGGAATACGCCCAGCTCGAACCCTGTGTCGCCTGTTTCCGGCGCTACCGGGAAACACTGGACGGCATCGAGTACGCGCAAGCGCTGCTGCAGGATCAGGACCCCGAAGTCCGCAGCCTGGCGCGGGAGGAACTCGAAGCCGGACGCGAGCGCTGCGAAGCGCTGGAGCAGGAGCTGCAGATCCTGCTGCTGCCGCGCGATCCCAACGACGAGCGCAACGTGTTCCTCGAAATCCGGGCCGGCACCGGCGGCGCGGAAGCGGCGATCTTCGCCGGCGACCTGCTGCGCATGTACAGCCGCTACGCTGAACGGCAGGGCTGGAGGACCGAGATCGTCGGCGAGAGCGAGGGCGAGCACGGCGGCTACAAGGAGGTCGTGATGCGCATCAGCGGTCAGAGCGTCTATTCCCGGCTCAAGTTCGAAGCCGGCACCCACCGCGTCCAGCGGGTGCCTGCCACCGAAGCTCAAGGCCGCATCCATACCTCGGCCTGCACCGTGGCGATCCTCCCGGAAATCGACGAAGTCGAGATCGACATCAACCCGGCCGACCTGCGCGTCGACACCTTCCGCGCCTCGGGGGCCGGCGGCCAGCACGTGAACCGGACCGATTCGGCCATACGCATCACCCACATTCCGACCGGCACCGTGGTGGAATGCCAGGACGAGCGTTCCCAGCACAAGAACCGGGCGCGCGCCATGTCGCTGCTGCAGGCCCGCATCCTGGCCGCCGCCCAGGAGAAGCAGAATTCCGAGATCGCCGCGTCGCGAAAACTGCAAGTGGGCAGCGGCGACCGCTCCGAACGCATCCGGACCTACAACTTCCCGCAGGGGCGGCTGACCGACCACCGCATCAACCTCACGCTCTACCGGCTGGACGCCATCATGGAGGGCGACCTCGACCCGGTGATCGATCCCCTGGTGCAGGAGCATCAGGCCGACATGCTGGCCAGCCTGGCCGAAAGCTGAAGACGTGCCCACCAACCTCCTGGAAGCGCTGGACGCCGCCACCCGCGAACTCGGCTCCATCAGCGAAACGGCCCGACTCGATGCCGAGGTGCTGCTGGCCCATGCAATCGGGAAAAACCGCGCCTATCTCAGGGCGTGGCCCGAGCGTCTGCTGCAAGCCGAAGAAGAACGGCGCTTTCTGGCGTACCTCGCGGAGCGCGCGCGTGGTGTCCCTGTCGCCTATCTGACGGGAGCACGGGAGTTCTGGTCCCGATCCTTTAACGTATCCCCCGAGGTGCTGATTCCCCGGCCGGAAACGGAGCTGCTGGTGGAGCTTGCCATCGAGGCGGCCCGTTGCGAAAACCGTCCCCGCATCCTCGATCTGGGCACCGGAAGCGGCGCCATTGCCGTGACCCTGGCTCTGGAGTGTCCGGACGCCGAAGTCTGGGCGGTGGATGTCAGCGAATCCGCGCTCGCACTCGCCCGCCGCAATGCGGACGAACTCGGCGCCAAAACGATCCGGTTCCTGCAGGGCAGCTGGTTCGCCCCGCTGCCGGCGGGTATCCGCTTCGACCTGATCGTCAGCAACCCTCCTTATGTCAGCCCAACCGACCCGCACCTGCTGCGCGGCGATGTCCGCTACGAACCCCGCCAAGCCCTGGTATCCGCGGAGGACGGCCTGCAAGACATCGCCCTGATCGCCGGAAATGCCGGCCCGTGGTTGCCCCCCGGCGGCGGGCTGATGTTCGAGCACGGCTTCGACCAGGCCGACGCGGTCGCCGCGATCCTCGGCAAACTGGGCTACCGCGACGTCCGCCGGTATCGCGATCTGCAGGGCCACGAACGCGTCACCGCGGCAAGGCGGGCCCCCGAGGAGTGAAGGCCGCCTAGAGCGGCATCGACAGGTGGCAGAAGAAGGTCTTTAGGTATTCCGTTTCCGGAATCGCGGGATGGACCGGATGGTCCGGCCCCTGGCAACCCTGACCCAGGATGACCAGATGCCGGTCCAGATGCCGGCTGCTGGTACGCAGTATGTCGTGCAGGGTGGAGCGCGGCAGGTTGAATGAGCAGGACGCCGAAACCAGGACTCCGCCGGGGTTCAGCACTTGCATGGCCGCCTGGTTGAGGCGGTGGTAGGCCTCCACGCCCGCCTTGATGTCCTTCTTGCGCTTGATGAGGGCGGGAGGGTCCACCACGATCAAATCGTAGCGCTGGCGCTTGTGCCGAAGCTGCTTCAGGAACTCGAAAACATCCTGCCGGATGAAACCCATCCGATCCGCCACGCCGTTGAGCCTGGCGTTTTCCGCGGCGAGCGCAAGCGCTGACTCGGAGCTGTCCACGCAATCCACGGATTCCGCCCCTCCCAAAGCCGCCTGCACGCCCCAGCCTCCGGTATAGGAGAACAGGTCGAGCACGCGCTGGCATTTGGCCAATTGCGCCACCACGGCCCGGTTCTGGCGATGGTCGAAGAACCAGCCGGTCTTCTGCCCTCCCACGGGATCGACCAGGAAGCGGGCGCCGTTCTCCTCGATCGGTACCGGACCTTCGAGCGGCTTGCCCAGCACCCGTACGTAATTCTCGAGCTTCTCGAACTGGCGCAGGCTCGAAGTGTTCTTCAGCACCATGGTGCGGGGTGAAAGCAGCTTGTCGAGCACCTCCATCACCGGCTCCTGGAGCTGCTCCGCGCCGAACGTGCTGGCCTGCAGCGCCAGCACGTCGCCCAGGCGGTCGATCACCAAGCCGGGCAGGCCGTCGCTTTCGCCATACAGCAAGCGGTAATAAGGCTTGGCGAAAAGCATCTCGCGCAGATGCAAAGCCCGGCTCAACCGCTTCAGCAGGAAGGCATGGTCGATCGCCACGCGGTGGTCGCGGCTCAGGAGCCGCGCGCAGATCAGCGATTCCGGGTTGACGTAAGCCAAGCCCAGCGGCTGTTGGCGAGAGTCCTCCACCACCACGTATTCACCGGGCGCGAAACGCTTGAGCGGCGTCTTTTCGCCATCCACCTCGTTGCTGAAGACCCACAGGTGCCCCGCCCGCAAACGGCGCTCCTCGTTTTTCTTCAGCCGCAATACCGACAATTCAGACATACAGTCGCCAACCCAAACGCCACCGGTCCCTGGAGAATAAAAAGAGAAGGCGGTTCCCGACCGGGAAGCGCCTGGATACACGTGTCAGATCAATTCGAAGGTGAAACCGCTGATGTCCCGATCCGGCTTCGCCAAATCCAGACGGACTTCAAGAGATTTGCCGACCGGCATCATGGACAGGCCACTCCCCTTCGGGAGGTACTCTGCCGGCGAAAACACCCTGCCCGCCGCCGGCTTCCCCTGCCGGTCGACCACCCGCAGGACGATCGACGGAAACACCTGGGCCGCCGTGGACTGGTTGGCCATGACCAGCCGGAATTCATAGCCGCCGGTGGCGGGCACCGGCCGCAGGGTCCGCTCCACGATCTGGATCGATTCGACGTCGCTGTACGGTGGGACCTGGCAACCCACCGCATCGCACAGCATCACCAGCCATGGCCGCATGGCCTCGTCCTGGGCGAAACGCGTGCTGCCGAAATACGCCACCTGACCGAGCAGGGCTATCGTCAAGACGATGCTGCCGACGCTCCACGCCAGCCGCAAAAACAAACCCGGACGGGCCGGCTCGTCGTAACCCCTCCTCCATCCCCCGAACCAGCGTCCCGACCCGCCTTTCGGCAGCTGCGAGAACGAATCGGGGACGCTCTCCTCCAGCCCCGGCAGGGCATTGAAAACGCGGCCGCAATGATCGCAGAGCATGACACCGCGCCCTTCCCGGAGCTGGCGCACCGAGATGCCGTAAGCCGTACCGCAGGAAGGACAGCGGGTAAACACCTTAGGCCCGTCTTACCCCGGCGAGCCGGGCCCAGCCTTCGCCAAACACGGCGGGCTCCATTTCAAAGCCTTTCCCCGCATAAACGGAGGCCACGGCATCCGCCTGCTCGGCCAGGATGCCGGAGAGCACGATCCGGCCGCCGGGGCGTACCCGCGACCGCAATTCAGCGGCCAGTTCCATCAACGGATTGGCCAGGATATTCGCCAATACGATGTCGCTCTCGAAAGAGGACAGCCGGTCCGGCAGGGAAGTCTCGATCTTGTCCTCGACGGCGTTCTTCCGCGCATTGTCGACGGTGGCCACCAGCGCCTGCGGATCGATGTCGACGGCATGGACGGAGGAGGCACCCAGCAGCGCCGCGGCGATGCCGAGGATGCCGGAACCGCAGCCGTAGTCCACCACGGTCGCGCCGTGCAAATCCGCCGCGTCCAGCCATTCCAGGCACAAAGCGGTGGTCGGGTGGGTCCCGGTGCCGAAAGCCAGTCCCGGATCCAGCAGCATCACCACCGAATCGGTTTCCTCGACCGTGAATCCGGTCGGGCAGACCCACAACCGGCTGCCGAAATGCATGGGGCGGAAATGTTCGAGCCAGGCTCGCTCCCAGGCCTGGTCGGCCAGCGCTTCCTCGCTCCAGTCCCGAAGCCTTACCTCGCCGAACCGCCGGCCGAGCGCCGAGCGGGTCGCCGCCAAATCGCCGCCCTCCTCGAACAGGCCCACCACCCGGGTTTGCGCCCACACCGGGGTCGTCCCGAGCGGAGGCTCGAACAGCGCCTGGTCGCCGGCGTCCAGGAAACTGACGGACAGCGCGCCCGCGTCCATCAGCGCATCCGATACCTCCTCGGCCAGATCCTCGTCGACGGTCACCATCAACTGCTGCCACATGGCTTTAGTGCTTGAGCCCCAGCTTCTGCTCCAGGTAATGGATGTTCTGTCCGCCCGCCTCGAAGGCACCATCGTTGACGATATCGAGCAGCAGCGGAATGTTGCACTTGATTCCGCCGATCACCATCTCGTTCAAGGCCGTGCGCATCCGGGCGATCGCTCCGGCGCGGGTTTCGCCATGGGCGATCAGCTTGCCGATCATCGAGTCGTAATACGGCGGCACGCGATAGCCGTTGTAGATGTGGGTCTCGACACGGATACCCGGCCCGCCCGGCATATGGAACTGCTCGATCAACCCCGGCGACGGCATGAAGTTGGCCGGGTCCTCCGCGTTGATGCGGCATTCGATGGCGTGCCCGCGCATCTCCACCTCCGCCTGACGGATCGAAAGCGGCTCGCCGGCGGCGATCCGCAGCTGCTCCTTGACGATGTCGAAGCCGGTGACCATTTCGGTCACGGGATGCTCGACCTGGACCCGGGTGTTCATTTCGATGAAATAGAACTGGCCGTCCTGGTAGAGGAATTCGAAGGTGCCGGCGCCGAGATACCCGATCTCCTTGCAGGCCTGCACGCAACGCATGCCCATCTCGTCCCGCTGCGCCTGAGTGATGCCGGGCGCCGGCGCTTCTTCCACGACCTTCTGATGGCGGCGCTGGGTCGAGCAGTCGCGCTCGCCCAGATGAACCACGTTGCCGTGCGAATCCGCGATCACCTGAAACTCGATGTGGCGCGGATTCTCCAGGAACTTCTCCATGTAAACCATGTCGTTCCCGAACGCCGCGCCGGCCTCGCTCCGGGTCAGATCGATGGCGGCGGCAAGATTGGCCTCGCTGTGCACGACCCGCATTCCGCGCCCCCCGCCGCCGCCGGAGGCCTTGATGATGATGGGAAAACCTATCCGCCTGGCGATCGCCAGATTCTCTTCTTCGCCGCTGCCGAGCGGACCGTCCGAGCCCGGCAGAGTGGGGATCCCGGCCTTTTTCATCGCTTCGATGGCACAGACCTTGTCGCCCATGAGGCGGATGGTTTCCGGCCTCGGACCGATGAAGATGAATCCGCTCTGGATCACCTTCTCGGCGAAGTCGGCGTTTTCGGACAAGAAGCCGTAGCCGGGGTGGATCGCGAGAGAATCGGTGACCTCGGCGGCGCTGATGATGGCGGGAACATTCAGATAGCTGTCGCGGGACGCGGCCGGTCCGATGCAGACCGACTCGTCGGCCAGGCGCACGTGTTTCAGATCGCGGTCCGCCTCGGAATGCACGGCGACGGCCTTGATGCCAAGTTCGCGGCAGGCCCGGAGGATACGCAAAGCGATTTCGCCGCGATTGGCGATGACGACTTTACCTAGCATAGTGAGCACCTTGGAGACTGTTGAGCCGGAACGGGCCGAAGGTCATTCGATCACGAACAGCGGCTGGTTGTACTCCA encodes the following:
- a CDS encoding DUF3426 domain-containing protein, which translates into the protein MFTRCPSCGTAYGISVRQLREGRGVMLCDHCGRVFNALPGLEESVPDSFSQLPKGGSGRWFGGWRRGYDEPARPGLFLRLAWSVGSIVLTIALLGQVAYFGSTRFAQDEAMRPWLVMLCDAVGCQVPPYSDVESIQIVERTLRPVPATGGYEFRLVMANQSTAAQVFPSIVLRVVDRQGKPAAGRVFSPAEYLPKGSGLSMMPVGKSLEVRLDLAKPDRDISGFTFELI
- the prmA gene encoding 50S ribosomal protein L11 methyltransferase, which codes for MWQQLMVTVDEDLAEEVSDALMDAGALSVSFLDAGDQALFEPPLGTTPVWAQTRVVGLFEEGGDLAATRSALGRRFGEVRLRDWSEEALADQAWERAWLEHFRPMHFGSRLWVCPTGFTVEETDSVVMLLDPGLAFGTGTHPTTALCLEWLDAADLHGATVVDYGCGSGILGIAAALLGASSVHAVDIDPQALVATVDNARKNAVEDKIETSLPDRLSSFESDIVLANILANPLMELAAELRSRVRPGGRIVLSGILAEQADAVASVYAGKGFEMEPAVFGEGWARLAGVRRA
- a CDS encoding class I SAM-dependent rRNA methyltransferase, with translation MSELSVLRLKKNEERRLRAGHLWVFSNEVDGEKTPLKRFAPGEYVVVEDSRQQPLGLAYVNPESLICARLLSRDHRVAIDHAFLLKRLSRALHLREMLFAKPYYRLLYGESDGLPGLVIDRLGDVLALQASTFGAEQLQEPVMEVLDKLLSPRTMVLKNTSSLRQFEKLENYVRVLGKPLEGPVPIEENGARFLVDPVGGQKTGWFFDHRQNRAVVAQLAKCQRVLDLFSYTGGWGVQAALGGAESVDCVDSSESALALAAENARLNGVADRMGFIRQDVFEFLKQLRHKRQRYDLIVVDPPALIKRKKDIKAGVEAYHRLNQAAMQVLNPGGVLVSASCSFNLPRSTLHDILRTSSRHLDRHLVILGQGCQGPDHPVHPAIPETEYLKTFFCHLSMPL
- the accC gene encoding acetyl-CoA carboxylase biotin carboxylase subunit codes for the protein MLGKVVIANRGEIALRILRACRELGIKAVAVHSEADRDLKHVRLADESVCIGPAASRDSYLNVPAIISAAEVTDSLAIHPGYGFLSENADFAEKVIQSGFIFIGPRPETIRLMGDKVCAIEAMKKAGIPTLPGSDGPLGSGEEENLAIARRIGFPIIIKASGGGGGRGMRVVHSEANLAAAIDLTRSEAGAAFGNDMVYMEKFLENPRHIEFQVIADSHGNVVHLGERDCSTQRRHQKVVEEAPAPGITQAQRDEMGMRCVQACKEIGYLGAGTFEFLYQDGQFYFIEMNTRVQVEHPVTEMVTGFDIVKEQLRIAAGEPLSIRQAEVEMRGHAIECRINAEDPANFMPSPGLIEQFHMPGGPGIRVETHIYNGYRVPPYYDSMIGKLIAHGETRAGAIARMRTALNEMVIGGIKCNIPLLLDIVNDGAFEAGGQNIHYLEQKLGLKH
- the prfA gene encoding peptide chain release factor 1 — protein: MNPSVQQKLENLSHRFEEITGLLATPEVQNDQNRFKALSREYAQLEPCVACFRRYRETLDGIEYAQALLQDQDPEVRSLAREELEAGRERCEALEQELQILLLPRDPNDERNVFLEIRAGTGGAEAAIFAGDLLRMYSRYAERQGWRTEIVGESEGEHGGYKEVVMRISGQSVYSRLKFEAGTHRVQRVPATEAQGRIHTSACTVAILPEIDEVEIDINPADLRVDTFRASGAGGQHVNRTDSAIRITHIPTGTVVECQDERSQHKNRARAMSLLQARILAAAQEKQNSEIAASRKLQVGSGDRSERIRTYNFPQGRLTDHRINLTLYRLDAIMEGDLDPVIDPLVQEHQADMLASLAES
- the prmC gene encoding peptide chain release factor N(5)-glutamine methyltransferase, which produces MPTNLLEALDAATRELGSISETARLDAEVLLAHAIGKNRAYLRAWPERLLQAEEERRFLAYLAERARGVPVAYLTGAREFWSRSFNVSPEVLIPRPETELLVELAIEAARCENRPRILDLGTGSGAIAVTLALECPDAEVWAVDVSESALALARRNADELGAKTIRFLQGSWFAPLPAGIRFDLIVSNPPYVSPTDPHLLRGDVRYEPRQALVSAEDGLQDIALIAGNAGPWLPPGGGLMFEHGFDQADAVAAILGKLGYRDVRRYRDLQGHERVTAARRAPEE
- the hemA gene encoding glutamyl-tRNA reductase, which produces MAILTLGVNHTTAPVSIRERLAFPTEHLQSALRELIGLPQVGEAAILSTCNRTEVYCELEGRDQRPIVDWMRGQRQLDGQDIAQYLYSHVDAGTIRHMFRVACGLDSMILGEPQILGQMKTAYQAARDAGTAGKVLTKLFHHTFAAAKKVRTDTAIGCSPVSVAFAAIRLAQRIFDDLGDLTAILIGAGETIELTARHLSENRIGHIIIANRTFDRAHTLANQFGGFAISLEELPKHLAKADIIVASTGSPLPILGKGSIESALRSRRHKPMFIVDLAVPRDIEPEVEQLQDVYLYTVDDLQHTVEENLKTRQEAALQAEEIIDLEVEHFLAWLRAQAATETIRDVRSLAERHRDAALERALRELRRGKSAEDTLRWLADTLTNKIIHAPSSQIWQAGVNERADIVAAARELFQLKDPDT